In Festucalex cinctus isolate MCC-2025b chromosome 1, RoL_Fcin_1.0, whole genome shotgun sequence, the sequence acatttctgggttgacttcccctttaagtctCCGGCCACCAACTTGTTTGTTTTAGCTATTTTAGCTTTGCACGAATCGAGTATCGAGCATTAAATTAAACTGTTTACAGTCAACAAAGCCCAGTTAGACATTTTATCAACGCGTTTGTCTTTGTTACTTCATTGCTAGCCTCTCATGCCGTTAAGAGTGGCATACGAAAAGGGATATGGCCACTTGCATGCTGGAATGGAGATGAAAATAGCACTTAgcactagctagcagctagtcCACGTAAGCGAATGGATTTATAATTGGCCCAAAGGATAAGCAGTTTGGAAAAAGGATAGATGGCTGGTTGGAAGAACATCCTGAGTTCTACCATTCCACAGTATACATTGACGGACCAGTAAGTTTTCTTAAACTAAAGATTGATGCCGGTTTGATACTATAAGTATACGTTTTGAGGGTGGCTGTTACTATTGTTTTTATAATTCCTTTTTACTTAAAGATCATTTAAGCAACCAAGTTAACTGAACCCAGTcagtttcgtttttattttaacagtcaATAAATATGAATGGTTTTAATACACCAAGGTTTTTCTTTATTCCCCAGGTGCCACTCAGACAGACAGGCGGTGAATGCTATGGAGATACTGGGCAACCAAAAGGCTTTGGTAAATCCACAGAGGACAACAGCAGACATCTGGCAGACACATTACCCCACCCAGCGGCGGCACAGCCAGAAAACAAGACACACGAGTGATGAAGATAGACAAGAGAAGAGTTCACAGATAACGTACGGTACATACTtcatacaagaaaaaaagagaaggatGCAAGATGAGGTTGGTGTGAGCCAAAGTAGAGCAGAAGAGCACATGTACACAGTATAATGTTTAATGTTGCTCTAACCATGGTAAGGAAACTGCACTCCATCGCTCTCATGCTTAATCTTCCTCTCCTGCACACTGGCCAAATGGTGTTGCACTGAAAGGCCAAACAGGGGAGAAGGGAAGAGTTAACAATGGAAGAGGGGAGGAGAGAAGTGGACAGAGAAGTAAACAGATGGAAAGAATGAGAGGGGGAGAAAGAGAGGTGGTGGTTAAATCATGGACAATAGGGGATTTACGTTATAGGGTGCAGCAAGTGTCTGTGTCTATTAAATAGTTTCATTGCTACAGCAGTGCTATTAACTGGCAGCATGTGAGTAGGAGTGACAGcgggatgaaaaaaaacatcaagtaaaacattaaatacattCGTTAAACGTTGAGTCTGTTTGAatctacaaaaagaaacaatgtaAAATATATCCACAATACTTATTTCACTCTGTTGGTATAGACATATGGGGATCTTCACATACAAAATATGGACCACTCGGCCAAAAATGCCCAAGTATAAATGATCATTTCTTAATGATGGGAAAGGAAGAAAAGTTCATTACTTTCTAATCATTCAAGTGAAATGAGTCtgaccaaaatgaaaaacatattAAACACAATTATTGAATGCTGTAATAGTGTTCATGTACGTTTAAGCataattgtatatgaatgcCAAGACATTTAGCAGTCTAACATTATAAACACCACTGAAGAAAACTTCATGCAGCAGGTTCTTACAAAATATTAGGAGATAAattgtacagggtgacccaaaaagatgcgtacccatattttattggataaaaaatccattttttaacgaatgtcttttctgttgcaggacgtgaaaggtgaacctatggatgatcatttgcagctatagttgccctgaaaatgtcttggacaaatcagcagaagatattctccctggagacctattttgcgacaaaatcataccagagtgtacagattccgtttggaaagcgtttccattgtcgcaactttccatcaaaatcaacgattgttagttggatgaagaagttcagagagcatgggactgtagtgggcctatgttctaaagccacagggggaacttattcaggaatgcaggaagaagagtgcaaggacaggagaaaacattgctgcagtgagggactcagtaggacgcagccctaggaaatcagtgcgtagacgcagccaagaactcggaatgacaagggagtcactgcggcgtgttcttacgtctgatctgcacctatacccatacaagatccaaatcaagcaaaaatgaactgatgctgacaaggaaaagcgagtaacaatgtgtgaatgcttctgtaatgtgcttgaaaatgatgaaaactttcttgagaacgtttggttctcagaactgaactctgaacttcttaatccaactaacaatcgttgattttgatggaaagttgcgacaatggaaacgctttccaaactgaatctgtacactctggtatgattttgtggcaaaataggtctccagggagaatatcttctgctgatttgtccaagacattttcagggcaactatagctgcaaatgatcatccataggttcacctttcacgtcctgcaacagaaaagacattcgttaaaaaatggattttttatccaataaaatatgggtacgcatctttttggctcACCCTGTATCTGGGTTGTTGATGAAGCTAAGCATCAACACGGAGAAAAGCTACTGGCTGGAAGTGTCACATGAAACACTTGTTAGTTGGCAGCAGGACCAGTAATTCTTGCAATATgcaactaaaaaatactataaacTCCCTGCCTCCCATATTTAAGCATGTTAAATTGTTGATAATGTttctaataatataaataaaagtaggggtgttaaaaaaaaaattattcggcgatatatcgcgatactacatcgcgcgattctcgaatcgattcaataatcggcagaatcgattttattttttattttttattttttattttttattttattttatttattattttttttaattttttttttatttttaggattcacaccttgagcatggaagaatgttatatgaacggaacattaagccttaatattttattttaatgctgttcaaacatgaaacagattacaacctctataagacttacatttcagataaataaataatacattttcatataaatcttacactctacaagcttactgattagtattttctaaatttgaatgaaaaaaaatcgcaacaatcgacttataaattcgtatcgggattaatcggtatcgaatcgaattgtgacctgtgaatcgtgatacgaatcgaatcgtcaggtactaggcaattcacacccctaaataaAAGGAATAAAAGCATCGCCTTTCCCCCCCCTGAACACTTAGGGCTACTATTACATTGTATTTTAATGTCAGTCAAGACAGTGGTATAGTTGGAGAGCGAATACGAGTGGTACTtcgtgcaaaagatttgataaaACTGGTTTAAGAAATCTAAcatccaacaaaacaaaaatgtgccaTTACTGTATGTGACAATGCATACCGTTGAGCCAAAGGGGGTTGTGTGGTGGAAGAGATGAACAGTTGTTGGTCCACTTCAAGTCAGGTGATTTAAGACTTAAATTAATACTTATAtgaagccctttttttttttttttttaatttagctttttgggggggtgtatAACATAACACAATTAAATCCAGTATTTGTCAGGTTGCAAGCGCATTTCTTGAGCAGTCCTTTTGTAGTCACTCCAAAGagttttaattgaatttagGTCTAGGCTCTGGCCAGTCCATTTCAAAGCTCAAATTTACAATGGTGATTTAGATGTTTTTAGAAATGTGGGCTCGAAGGGGACATTTCTCTtgtcaaatataaaaatattgctttggtgccatctggtAACGTTTTGTTTCATgcacttattttgaaatgagtgGAGGAGCTTCATTTTAGTCAGGCcttaactaataataaaaaaaaaaaaaaaaaaaaaaaaaaggtgtttgatTGCCATCTTGTGTCAACTATAAGCAATTACAAACCTATTATGTGTGGCTATTAACTCACAAATGTTCCCTAATCGTAGCAAGACTAGGCTCCCACCCCCTACAAATGGTTCATTGCAATTGGAACGACAATATTCCGATTGACGATAACACGGCAACCCCCCCGTTGTCACTGTTGCTGTTGGTGACTCAAATAAACCCAGCAAAAATGTAATGATGGAGTTTTCTTTAAATATAATCTTGAAATTTTAAGATGCCATTGCTCATATCACCACTTTAATTATGACAGTATACATGATTGACAATGTACTGTCATGACTCATTGCCTCAGAAATTATTCTTTTACAGTTCTCCAGAATGACACCATTTGCTATTGCCTTTCACTGGTAAGGGTCAGGGGACTTCTAAGCAGggcacaatatgattggctgcttgcagaaTTGAATAAATGAGATGCTTCTTTGAAGTTCATTGCctttaattaacttttttttttcctcctctgtgAGCAGAGAGGGGAGGCGTGAGCAGTTGCGCATGGAGGAAGACGAAGGAAacacacaaatgtattttttggtcTGTTGATTAAttatcctaaaaataaaaaaaaaagccctaaagacaacatgagtagcccagaATGATGGGATAGTATGACTTATTGCGAAGCATTAAAACTtaagaagaatgtcaacatttattgatttatttatttaaacttaacatggtacgTTACTACTGTATCAAATATTCTAGATTACAAATactgtctttatttttatttacccaaatgtTTCAAAAAAGGTCATTTGAAAGTAGAAATTTTAACACCATAATAACATGATGTTTTTGCTCACGGTTATTATACCGTTAGAATTTAATAGCTtagccaaacattttcaaaagtaaATGGTTTTAGACGCACAACCTTTTTGCTCTTCTTCTCATTTGTCTTTCCCATTTGGTGCGATTGGAACTAACACATGTTTATGCATGGAATATCCATTTAACAGGAGTTCTACCCAATCAAATGATTCATTTTCTTATGTTACGACATGTTACGAATACACAGATTCAGTTTTCTGACTTGAAGTGGAAAACAGGTCAGGAAATATGCCAAGAAATGAAGATCTGGTCAAGGCTGAGGATGGATTACCTGCATCTACATCATTGGGCCAACCGCTGGACTGCGAGCTGCTGCCAGCTGCCGGCGAACGACCCGAGTAGAAGACATCATCCACTGGGCTCTCCATCTCACTGTCGTCAATGGACTTGCGCTTGTTAGAGCTGAGAAGGAAGATGAAGGAAGTTGTTTGAGTCTTCAGtccgttaaagggatacttgcctTGCAGTGTTTAAGTACTGTATAAATAACCTGCATTCACGCTCAACTTTGTATTATGTTTCATATAAGTAAAATGAGACCATATTTTTACTTAGCATGCCTGTGGTATCACCTTTCAAATTACCACCAGAAAGCAAACACACAATGTTATGTGATGCTGGGATACATTCTGCATGTGATTGCACATTCTTATAGACCCACACATCTGCGAACAATAAATGTACAAGGGGCAGAAAGCGTACAAGCGCTTCAAATTGTGTGTGTGACAGCTTGCTTGGGGTTTTGTGCGAGCGTGATGAAGGGATCTGCGTTACATTAGTTTCAAGGGAGATATGCTGTGATGAGTGTACCTCCGTGGGAGACTTGCATAAAGCTCCATTTCAGTCCTGCAGCGTAAGATGAGCGGGAGAGGACAAGGAAAAACAGACACCCAAGCATCAGACAGAATGACGGATGTATGGGTTGGTAAAGTCAAAGGAAATAAGGATTAGTGATGAAGAAGGAACAAGGGGGAGGAGAAACCACAATCAAAAAGCAGAACAAGCTAAAGCACAAGAGTACAGTCAAATTCAGATGTTAAAGAAATGATGAGTATTAATGCATAAGTCCGCTATTGAGGGTGTTTGTGATGTGTCTGCataaaaaaatgatcacattaggtacacctgcacaatctaatgacATCTGATCCAAAAGTACCGAACAACTAGTTTTACAGCAATAATTGGAGCAGAGCAATGTCATTGCCAAATGACGATGAATTTCCTCACTAAgcttgagaagcactgcctgcTCTGTAGGAATTCCACTTGTTTCTCCTATgggcttcttttttgttttggaagtATGTTTTGGATATCTTGTTGCATGATGACATTTCCTAATCAGTTTTCTTTCCATtctttaaaatgcaaaataaatgtttcttttGACTTCAGAgttcatttttctacttctatCTTGTGTTACATCAAGGGAGATGAAAGAAGAACATATCAGCATAATTACCAGGGATCAGGATGTTCCACTGGTTGTCACTAACAGTTGGTTGGGCccttttttttgggtttgacGTGTTTTAATTGGCGGATCAATAGTTTCCTTAGGGTGGCAGGGTGGTTGAGTggttggttagcacgtctgcctcccagtattgaggatgcaagatcgagtccaggcttcggccttcctgggtggagtttgcatgttctccccgtgcctgcctgggtcttctccgggtactccggtctcctcccacattccaaagacatgcatggcaggttaattgggtgctccgaattgtccctaggtgtgcttgtgagtgtggatggttgttcgtctctgtgtgccctgtgattggctggaaaccagttcagggtgtcccacgcctactgcccaaagccagctgagataggctccagcaccctccacaacccttgtgaagaataagcggtcaagaaaatgcatggatggatagacAGTTCCCTTCTTCAGGACATTCAAAACTGTTGTTTTGGCCATTTCCAATGCACAAAGCAATGGCTCTGTTCAGTTTGCATCTCCTTTGAGCTTCAAAGTTGCTTGTTTTGGCACCTACAACTTTCTGGTCCACGTTGGTTACAATTCTACCTACATAgcaaattctgtagagtaaatttgactgcaaaggattaaaaaaaaaaaaaaagtcactcaagggttgaggaatgaactcacgaccttcagcttgggagacggccacactaccacctgagctatgcccgtcctactgtttgcttatctccaagaAGAGACCAAAAACACTGTTTTTTAGTTAGTAGGTTGGTTTagttaggaagattccagctgacacgagcTACACGAAGACACAGCAGAAGATCTGTGGCTCAGGGAGTCAATCGACTGTCTCCCAAGCTTaaggttgtgagttcgttcctcaactcttgagtgacttttttcccccctccaattctttattttactctcttctacTCTATAACCGAGTCTGTTTGGTCCCActgtaaatagagtcaaattcactctacagaatttactgtgcagtattaaaaaaaaaaaaaaaaaaaaaaaaaaaaaaaaaattctaaaattgAGTACAGACGCTTGGGGCCCTATTTTCATTCTGAGCACAAATCTAGTGCATGGAtgaagttttctttcttttggtattttcctaAACTTTTGGCATTCCTGCCGTTCTTGGATGGAATGAAGCCTTTTCGCCGTCAATCGTAGCGACATCACTCATTTACATTAAAATCAGTACAGCCTGAGCACCTTGACATTGCAGAAGGTGCTGCTTGGCATTGACAGGTAAATTGAAAGATCTACCCTGGctggtggaaaaaataaaaaataaaaaaatcccacaaGTTTTCATAATACTCGTGCTCACCTCAATGACAGCGTAAATCAAAACTGAGCAAAGTATTTTTAGTATTAAATTCCTATTGcatctcattagattgtgccAAGAATATTGGGGTTGTGAAATGTATATATGCGTGTTCAATCATGCATTGGGTACCTGGTGGAAGGAGTGGAGGTGATAGAGCGCCGTCCCAGGGTGACCTGGTTGATGTTGTAATATCCAGGGCTGTCCAGGTCAGCCAGAGAGAAGCTCGGGCCAGTCGCCGTAGCTACCGGGGCTGCAGAACGCGAGTAAACACAACCAAGaaagttgagtcaaattgacccataaagtggatTAGTCtatttttgatccataattgggttatacttttgacccaactgtttttatagTGTACAATATATTTAAGATGACAAAAGGAACAATACAGGATAGCTCTGGTGAAGCGTTATAAATGTTCCTTGTCAATGTGGTGCTGAGTGCAGCTTTCAACTGATCTCCTCGGGTAAATGGGCTTTTACTTGTTTAGCACTTTTCCACCTTCAAGACACTCAAAGCGCTTTCACACTGTCTCCTCATTTGCCGACTGATGTGCAACGTTAGGAGCAACTGCAGGTCCAGAACCTGACAACTAGTTTTCCTCTCCACTAATCACTATGACTAAAATCTATTGTTCTAATTTCTAATTTGAATCACGTGCTAGTACTAAGAAAAGATGCTGATATGATGCTATCGGTTTTTATTGTAGCACCCAGTTCAACAGCGTGGATGGCCAACAGAGGAAAGGAATGGAACAAGTTAGATCATTTTGGATGCACATATGAAACGAGTTAGTGAGCTCAACCGAAAATTGTAATTTATGTCATAAATGTGCATTTACTCCCCTCCTCCAAATTTTTACCAGTTGTTGTAAAGAGAGCTGCTGCTGTGCATAACTCTGCTGCAAGGGTCTTTTCAGCTGCGAATGCAGCACAACGTGCAACAAATGATAGGAACTGTGTGTCTTTCTGGAGATATTGACAGGGTAAATTATAGCTGTGACTCACTCTGTGACACGCGGACCAGCTCGGCTACGTTCCACACCCCTGAAGTCACAAAGCAGTCCTGGAAACTCAAGTGGCCTGTGTTGAAAGCAGAGGGAGTGAGTGAGAAGGCTGCGTGGCATATGTTGTAGGCCTAAATGATGTGCATAtggacatacacacacacatatatactgtactttatTATACATGAACACGCTGAGAGAAAGTGCAAAAGGGTTGACACGCGGCTGGTGTCAGACAGTGCGAACATGTGTTTTCCATAAGGCACAGGAAGCCGCCATGTTATTCTTTTCTCTTTTGACAGTtaagcatacacacacacacacacacacacaccaattaGGCTAAACTAGAGGGTACAATCCCCACAAGGACAACTCTATCATGTGTACACAAAGTGTAATGAGCAGAGATGGGTTCTTGACTTGAGAATGTATGTTTTGTGCCAcattgatacaaaaaaaatcagttctATCATTTGCAGTTAAGTAACCACAGTAGCAATAACACTGGCAATTGTTTGTCATGATTtcacccaaaaataaataaatggaagaaCGGTGACATCTTTAAGGAAGCTGTTTCCTTCTCTACAAACACATCCTTAATGGACCATAATGTTACTGAAACAAGGTTATGCTAGGATTAAGAGCCAAATGATAGTgacattagggctgggtattgccaccaacctcacgatacgatacgtatcacgatacatatgtatcgcaatacatgATCTGCAAGGCGATacatatcccgatattttacattaatttactttcattttataataacagtcatatgtatacctaaaaggttatgtttattatgctggatgacaaaaatgtttaccaccaagcgggatgcctggtttaaatgtgtacgcactgcagagcagggagcagttttcacagacacaccaggaaaatgtattaataggcatgagccgatatgagtaaaaatatcaacgcattaaaattacagctctaaaatgtgcttatttgaaatatttgaggaaatgcatttttttttttcattaacacattttattttgtttgtttttttaaacaaaatatacgaaaattggtacattgagacacgtgccatgttaagtttataagtaaataaatgttgatattcttcctctgctttaatttttcttagcaagacacagtgtccaatcactggtgagctatttttgcattaattgaaggcaattacgtaacttcaaagacgctgctggttattttttaggtgcaatgcaagctgcaaaggcaaacgttagctgcctatttatttaaagttaacgagcaatattgattctgatgcctgcgtatcgatacgtgtattgtaatgaggcccgcaacgatattgccgtatcgattttttgagcacacccctaagtgaCATGCTGTAAATCTTTTACATGTAGCTATCAAATTCTAAACCGGCATGTAAAAGATTATGACGAACAGTACCACTGTATACACCAAGTTTATACAGTATAAAATTTGAGACCTTAAGTAGCAGTAGAGAACAATAGTGGTTTTGTCTCTTAAGCTCCTCCATCAGACAGAAGGTATAATTTACTTTTAAGACACTGTGGTGAGTACGTACAAATATACAGCAGTGAATACTTGTTAAGTGACCAGGACATGGTTGGAAGAAAGAAGCCAAGCCAATAAATACACATGTGCAGCACAATCAAAAAATGTCACATCTTGAAATAAACACCGTCTGATTGCATGTCTTTAGTGTGCGGCAAAGTTTGGAAAAGCACATGACTCACAACTCACTAATGTTAGCACCGTGGGAAGtagttaaaaaaactaaaaatgtattgtattaCAATCTAAAAAAGAtcattgttgaaccaattttagattaaacacagaattgttgaccaatttaATTCAATTGCATCAAGTGGTAACAaatgatttaattaaattaatccaaagtgaatatattcaattaaattaaattaatccaaacggaatatattcaattgaattaattatgagttcattaatcTTAATCACTTAAtccactttggattaatttgcCTGGATAATTATCATGAAATTGTGGGGAAGTTGGCCATATTAAAAAAGCTCACAATACAGTATAAAAActaacaatattgaaaaaaataaagctaatattggagggaaaaaaagctcaatagtgtgtttttgtacataacagcagtgacaaatatatttatttgtcaggccagtcattttattttaaatgcctCGTCGATACAATGTTAATTAGCTGATGTCATAATTACAGTATACATGAAGTTCAAATAGTACAGGTAACATTAACCTCCTACAATCCCTAATAGTGCtttttgaggcacttgctaatgcatgcacacattgtgaatcgagtcaattAGTGGACGACTCACACGTTACATTCCCCTATTTCGGGCGATTAGCGTGGGTCTTAAACgtaggtggccaaaacatgtctAGTTAAAATTatactgcactaataaactaaccaccagagggtgctggaagtGCACAAATGGGAATCAACTTGGcatttttaacagatatgctgcttttaattacgtgacatgatgatgatgatgatatttagctttacgatattgctgttattgtttCATTCCTAGTCAGTGTCACCTGTGAATAGTGTGGGTCCATTGTACGTTCATAGATGCCTTATATGCTGATGTCCACCATTTTATTCCTCTTAAATACGAAACCGTACAGTCCTATATCATCTTATATGTCTGTTAACAGTTTCATCTTGGTGAATATTTCCACTCGACTGGGTGCAATTGTAGTTGTGGCTAGCAGTGATCTGGAACTAAATACTGAGAGGGTTAGAT encodes:
- the LOC144003186 gene encoding uncharacterized protein LOC144003186; protein product: MAGWKNILSSTIPQYTLTDQCHSDRQAVNAMEILGNQKALVNPQRTTADIWQTHYPTQRRHSQKTRHTSDEDRQEKSSQITYGTYFIQEKKRRMQDERGEA